A genomic window from Erpetoichthys calabaricus chromosome 17, fErpCal1.3, whole genome shotgun sequence includes:
- the lrrc61 gene encoding leucine-rich repeat-containing protein 61, producing MECKKDREQDMENVKISAALLKSTTGEFDLESILFLKLRGLGICDLGCIGSCLNLERLDLSVNSITCLTSLASLKLLTVLNVSGNRITNLEPISFCENLQTLNAAGNLISSFESLHCLTNLKKLESIRFKDCMCNFSNPVCKITSYRCTILEMFPNIKVIDGERVAGRGSDLYQLCKDLDESLKGIYKNGPGVESPACKPWVEEGFWEIKRSNNAIIEEAYKQFNDVLHECRLLNNRASHLITQTERTLSNKNQTKLYVV from the exons ATGGAGTGTAAGAAAGACCGAGAACAAG AcatggaaaatgttaaaatttcagCTGCTTTGCTCAAGTCAACCACTGGAGAATTTGATTTGGAATCCATATTGTTTCTGAAACTTCGAGGACTTG GCATCTGTGATCTTGGCTGCATTGGATCCTGTTTAAATCTGGAACGTTTGGACCTATCAGTAAACAGTATTACCTGCTTGACATCCCTGGCTTCCTTAAAGCTGCTTACTGTGCTCAATGTTTCTGGAAACAGAATCacaaatttag aacccATAAGCTTTTGTGAAAATCtgcaaacactgaatgcagcCGGCAACTTAATTTCAAG cTTTGAAAGCCTCCATTGTCTCACCAATCTAAAGAAGTTAGAAAGCATTCGATTCAAGGACTGTATGTGTAACTTCTCTAATCCAG tttgcAAGATCACCTCTTACAGATGTACAATTTTAGAGATGTTTCCAAACATTAAAGTAATCGATG GTGAAAGAGTGGCTGGAAGAGGGAGTGACTTATATCAGTTATGCAAGGACCTTGACGAGTCTCTAAAGG GCATTTATAAAAATGGCCCAGGAGTAGAGAGCCCTGCTTGCAAACCTTGGGTTGAAGAAGGTTTTTGGGAAATTAAAAGATCAAACAATGCAATAATAGAAGAAGCGTACAAGCAATTCAATG ATGTACTACATGAATGTCGACTTCTAAACAACAGAGCATCACATCTAATTACTCAGACAGAGAGAACACTAAGCAACAAGAATCAGACAAAGCTTTATGTTGTCTAA